A stretch of the Bradyrhizobium arachidis genome encodes the following:
- a CDS encoding ABC transporter permease: MASSETALAADRKARGIGPFLRSQMRNIAPFLTLIFLSLFFAFASPSFATLDNLGNILTQVSVTGIIAVGLTFVILCAEIDLSIASIANVTGIAVAYFTLQESYVNIANVPLPGAVAIILSILLCALLGLVNALGLTVIGIPSFIMTLAMMQIAAGISAMLVRGQIAYKVPSLITTLGSGSIGGIPWIVIVAAIMLLAGHLVLTYTRFGRYVYMVGGNREAAEYSGLNVKLILGAVMVISAVCSGIGGMLGVAHFGSAQQNEFDTYLLDSIAAVVVGGTSLFGGRGGIGNTIVGLFVLGVLNNGLDHVNIDSFLKILIRGLILLAALVINVYAQRLREKTAE; this comes from the coding sequence ATGGCGAGCAGTGAGACGGCTTTGGCTGCGGATCGCAAGGCGCGCGGCATCGGCCCGTTCCTGCGCTCGCAGATGCGCAACATCGCGCCGTTCCTGACCCTGATCTTCCTGAGCCTCTTCTTCGCCTTCGCGAGCCCCTCCTTTGCGACGCTGGACAATCTCGGCAACATCCTGACCCAGGTGTCGGTGACAGGCATCATCGCCGTCGGCCTCACCTTCGTGATCCTGTGCGCTGAAATCGATCTCTCGATCGCCAGCATCGCCAACGTCACCGGTATTGCGGTGGCCTACTTCACGCTGCAGGAATCCTACGTCAACATCGCCAACGTGCCCCTCCCCGGCGCGGTCGCAATCATCCTGTCGATCCTGCTCTGTGCGCTGCTCGGCCTGGTCAACGCGCTGGGGCTGACCGTGATCGGCATCCCCTCCTTCATCATGACGCTGGCGATGATGCAGATCGCGGCCGGCATCTCGGCCATGCTGGTGCGCGGGCAAATCGCCTACAAGGTGCCTAGCCTGATCACGACGCTCGGCTCCGGCTCGATCGGCGGCATCCCCTGGATCGTCATCGTCGCGGCCATCATGCTGCTCGCAGGGCACCTCGTGCTGACCTACACGCGCTTCGGCCGCTACGTCTACATGGTCGGCGGCAACCGCGAGGCGGCCGAATATTCCGGCCTCAACGTCAAGCTGATCCTCGGCGCCGTCATGGTGATCTCGGCGGTCTGCTCAGGGATCGGCGGCATGCTCGGCGTCGCCCATTTTGGCAGCGCGCAGCAGAACGAGTTCGACACCTATCTCCTGGATTCCATCGCAGCTGTGGTGGTCGGCGGCACCAGCCTGTTCGGCGGCCGCGGCGGCATAGGCAACACCATCGTCGGCCTGTTCGTGCTGGGAGTGCTCAACAACGGCCTCGACCACGTCAATATCGACAGCTTCCTGAAGATCCTGATCCGCGGCCTGATCCTGCTCGCCGCCCTCGTGATCAACGTCTATGCGCAGCGGCTGCGGGAGAAGACGGCGGAGTAG
- a CDS encoding sugar ABC transporter ATP-binding protein: MQQARSPILELQGITKSFGGVEALRGVDFALYAGEIHGLVGENGAGKSTLMKIIAGVHPEFSGRFLVNGQETRFRSARDAHAAGIAMVHQELSVAPDLTVAENVFLGNQPTNRLGIVQWRRMARDAGEQLARFGIDVDPMSRLGDLPIGLQQLIEIARVLFSGARIVILDEPTSALSPPEVERLFATLRRLRDEGTGIVFISHFIEDILRVSDTVTVFRNGRKVAETASAATTKGALIEAMIGRGGEALEHSYTDDLSLPKPSDGPVVLKVDQLSLARSLQDVSFEARSGEVLGIYGFMGCGQQELSRILFGKLKPDSGALIVDGAAKSFASTAAARRAGVALVPESRRAMLFHQEPVYKNVSISILDRISALLLKPAREREIAKRQVEQLQIRPPVVSLDLGMLSGGNQQKVALAKWLTYPPKLLVLCEPTRGMDVGAKNDVINIVRDLRAKGLAIIVLSTEPETVLSLADRILVLKRGAVVREFTNEPVSKDRLLEAA, translated from the coding sequence ATGCAGCAGGCACGCTCGCCGATCCTCGAACTGCAGGGCATCACGAAGAGCTTCGGCGGCGTCGAAGCGCTTCGTGGTGTCGACTTTGCGCTCTACGCCGGCGAGATCCATGGTCTCGTCGGCGAGAACGGCGCCGGAAAAAGCACGCTGATGAAAATCATCGCCGGCGTGCACCCCGAATTCTCCGGCCGTTTCCTGGTCAATGGCCAGGAAACCCGCTTTCGCTCGGCCCGTGACGCCCATGCCGCCGGCATCGCCATGGTGCATCAGGAGCTCAGCGTCGCGCCCGACCTGACGGTCGCGGAGAACGTGTTTTTGGGCAACCAGCCGACCAACCGGCTCGGCATCGTGCAGTGGCGGCGGATGGCGCGGGACGCCGGCGAGCAGCTCGCGCGCTTCGGGATCGACGTCGACCCGATGTCACGGCTCGGTGACCTCCCGATCGGGCTCCAGCAGCTCATCGAGATCGCCCGCGTGCTGTTCTCGGGCGCCCGCATCGTCATCCTGGACGAGCCGACCTCCGCCCTCTCCCCGCCCGAGGTCGAACGCCTGTTCGCGACGCTGCGGCGGCTACGCGATGAGGGCACCGGCATCGTCTTCATCTCGCATTTCATCGAGGACATCCTTCGCGTGTCCGACACGGTCACCGTATTCCGCAACGGTCGAAAGGTCGCAGAGACCGCATCAGCGGCCACCACCAAGGGCGCGCTGATCGAGGCAATGATCGGGCGCGGCGGCGAGGCCCTGGAGCACAGCTATACCGACGACCTCAGCCTGCCGAAGCCGAGCGACGGCCCGGTGGTTCTGAAGGTCGACCAGTTGTCGCTCGCCCGCAGCCTGCAGGACGTCTCGTTCGAGGCGCGCTCCGGCGAGGTGCTGGGCATCTACGGCTTCATGGGCTGCGGCCAGCAGGAATTGTCCCGCATCCTGTTCGGCAAGCTGAAGCCGGACAGCGGCGCGCTCATCGTGGACGGCGCAGCCAAGAGCTTTGCCAGCACGGCGGCGGCACGTCGCGCCGGCGTGGCGCTGGTGCCCGAGAGCCGGCGCGCAATGCTGTTCCACCAGGAGCCGGTCTACAAGAACGTCTCGATCAGCATCTTGGACCGCATCTCCGCCCTCCTGCTCAAGCCGGCGCGCGAGCGGGAGATCGCAAAACGCCAGGTCGAGCAGTTGCAGATCAGGCCGCCGGTCGTCAGTCTCGACCTCGGCATGCTCTCGGGCGGCAACCAGCAGAAGGTCGCGCTGGCGAAATGGCTGACCTATCCGCCAAAACTATTGGTTCTCTGCGAGCCGACGCGCGGCATGGACGTCGGCGCCAAGAACGACGTCATCAACATCGTGCGCGATCTCCGCGCCAAGGGGCTGGCGATCATCGTCCTGTCGACGGAGCCGGAGACGGTGCTGTCGCTGGCCGACCGCATCCTCGTGCTCAAGCGCGGCGCGGTGGTGCGGGAATTCACCAACGAACCGGTCAGCAAAGACCGCCTGCTGGAGGCGGCGTGA